A window of Lysobacter terrestris contains these coding sequences:
- a CDS encoding DUF2878 domain-containing protein, whose translation MRALANAVGYQAVWIIAVTGAAHGRAYWALAAAAVFVAAQWLASQHRASDLRLLAVAVALGVILDGTLAASGWLRYATPDPALLAPAWILAVWAAFALTINHSLRFLQGRPAWAAAVGALGGPAAYLAAERGFGAVTFATPPARGVVMLAVAWALVLALLGHLAQSWQPVRAATAEEPS comes from the coding sequence ATGCGCGCCCTCGCCAATGCCGTCGGCTACCAGGCCGTGTGGATCATCGCCGTGACCGGCGCCGCCCATGGACGTGCGTATTGGGCGCTGGCCGCCGCCGCGGTGTTCGTAGCGGCGCAGTGGCTGGCCTCGCAACACCGGGCGAGCGACCTGCGCCTGCTCGCCGTGGCCGTCGCGCTAGGGGTGATCCTGGATGGCACCCTGGCGGCCTCCGGCTGGCTGCGCTACGCCACGCCGGATCCTGCGCTGCTCGCACCGGCCTGGATCCTGGCGGTGTGGGCGGCGTTCGCGCTCACCATCAACCACTCGTTGCGCTTCCTGCAAGGGCGCCCGGCGTGGGCCGCGGCGGTGGGCGCGCTGGGCGGCCCGGCCGCCTATCTCGCGGCGGAGCGCGGCTTCGGTGCGGTGACCTTCGCGACGCCGCCGGCGCGCGGCGTAGTCATGCTGGCGGTGGCGTGGGCCCTGGTCCTGGCCCTGCTCGGCCACCTGGCGCAGTCGTGGCAGCCCGTGCGAGCGGCCACCGCGGAGGAGCCGTCGTGA
- a CDS encoding DUF1295 domain-containing protein: MLLVVWGLAALMQAAGWVWQQRRRNAGIVDVLWAAGVGGAAVLVAALSDGARWPRLTVALLGGAWGMRLAYHLWRRVRSESEDGRYAQLRARWGDGGARWFAFFQFQAALVVLFAVPFVAVARNPVDAATAWWWAGVAVWVGSVAGEGIADAQLARFRRDPRNRGRTCRTGLWRYSRHPNYFFEWLHWFAYVLLAVGSPLAWLAWSGPVVMFVFLRWLSGIPFTEAQALRTRGEDYRRYQRTTPMLFPWFPRNDR; the protein is encoded by the coding sequence GTGCTGCTCGTGGTGTGGGGCCTGGCGGCCCTGATGCAGGCCGCCGGCTGGGTCTGGCAGCAGCGCCGGCGCAACGCCGGCATCGTCGACGTGCTGTGGGCGGCGGGCGTCGGCGGCGCGGCCGTGCTGGTGGCGGCGCTTTCGGATGGTGCGCGCTGGCCTCGGCTGACGGTTGCCCTGCTGGGCGGCGCGTGGGGCATGCGCCTGGCCTACCACCTGTGGCGGCGGGTGCGCAGCGAAAGCGAGGATGGCCGCTATGCGCAGCTGCGCGCGCGCTGGGGCGACGGCGGTGCCCGCTGGTTCGCGTTCTTCCAGTTCCAGGCCGCGCTGGTGGTGTTGTTCGCGGTGCCGTTCGTCGCCGTCGCGCGCAACCCGGTCGACGCCGCGACGGCGTGGTGGTGGGCGGGCGTGGCCGTGTGGGTGGGCAGCGTCGCCGGCGAGGGCATCGCCGATGCGCAGCTGGCGCGCTTCCGCCGCGATCCACGCAATCGCGGACGCACCTGCCGCACCGGGCTGTGGCGCTACTCGCGCCATCCCAACTACTTCTTCGAATGGCTGCACTGGTTCGCCTATGTCCTGCTCGCGGTCGGCTCCCCGCTGGCCTGGCTGGCGTGGTCCGGACCGGTGGTGATGTTCGTTTTCCTGCGCTGGCTCAGTGGCATTCCCTTCACCGAAGCGCAGGCGCTGCGCACGCGGGGGGAAGACTACCGCCGCTACCAGCGCACCACGCCAATGCTGTTTCCCTGGTTCCCGAGGAACGACCGATGA
- a CDS encoding SAM-dependent methyltransferase, which yields MTSASTALERDPRELATDAPAPGLLGLAERGLLPDALVRWGIRRLCAQRLRSECADSVQAQSERFARQLAALRASPVAIHADAANRQHYELPPAFFQHCLGPRLKYSACYYENGDETLAQAEEAMLSLYAERAGLADGQDILELGCGWGSLTLWMAQRYPHARVTAVSNSRSQREFIEGRCAELGLGNVRVLTRDVTELVLEPAGFDRCVSIEMFEHVRNYATLLARIGTWLRPGGKLFVHIFCHRTLLYPFESAGTDNWMGRHFFTGGLMPSADTLAFFQDDLRLEARWLVDGTHYERTANQWLERQDQQRDALMPVLRAAYGEAAPLWFQRWRMFWMACAELFGHADGREWLVAHYRFCRKERA from the coding sequence ATGACCTCCGCAAGCACAGCCCTTGAACGCGATCCGCGCGAACTCGCCACCGATGCACCCGCGCCCGGCCTGCTGGGGCTGGCCGAACGCGGCCTGTTACCCGACGCGCTGGTGCGCTGGGGCATCCGCCGCCTGTGTGCGCAACGGCTGCGCAGCGAATGCGCGGACAGCGTCCAGGCACAGTCGGAACGCTTCGCGCGCCAGCTGGCGGCACTGCGGGCCAGCCCGGTCGCGATCCACGCCGACGCCGCCAACCGCCAGCACTACGAGCTGCCGCCCGCGTTCTTCCAGCACTGCCTGGGGCCGCGCCTGAAGTACTCCGCGTGCTACTACGAGAATGGCGACGAGACGCTGGCGCAGGCCGAGGAGGCGATGCTGTCGCTGTACGCGGAACGCGCCGGGCTGGCCGACGGACAGGACATCCTGGAGCTGGGGTGCGGCTGGGGCTCGCTGACGCTGTGGATGGCGCAGCGCTATCCGCATGCCCGGGTCACCGCGGTGTCCAACTCCAGGTCGCAGCGCGAGTTCATCGAAGGCCGCTGCGCCGAGCTGGGCCTCGGCAACGTGCGCGTGCTGACCCGCGACGTCACCGAGCTCGTGCTGGAGCCCGCGGGTTTCGACCGCTGCGTGTCGATCGAGATGTTCGAACACGTGCGCAACTACGCCACGCTGCTGGCGCGCATCGGCACCTGGTTGCGGCCGGGCGGGAAACTGTTCGTGCACATCTTCTGCCATCGCACCCTCCTGTACCCGTTCGAGTCGGCCGGAACGGACAACTGGATGGGGCGACATTTCTTCACCGGGGGCCTGATGCCTTCGGCGGACACGCTGGCGTTCTTCCAGGATGACCTGCGCCTGGAGGCACGGTGGCTGGTGGATGGCACGCATTACGAGCGCACCGCCAACCAGTGGCTCGAGCGCCAGGACCAGCAACGCGACGCACTGATGCCGGTGCTGCGCGCGGCCTATGGCGAAGCCGCGCCGCTGTGGTTCCAGCGGTGGCGGATGTTCTGGATGGCATGCGCGGAGCTGTTCGGTCATGCCGACGGCCGCGAGTGGCTGGTGGCGCACTACCGCTTCTGCCGCAAGGAGCGCGCATGA
- a CDS encoding lipocalin family protein encodes MNAPSALLALALSAALSACAHEPPSVRPVAAVDLPRFMGDWYVIAHVPSRPERDAYNAVESYRLDAHGRVRTTFRFRRGSHDAPLKTMQPVGYVRPGTGNAVWGMQFVWPVRAEYVIAYLDPDYRTTIIARSKRDYAWIMARTPRIPEVEYEALLDRLEAMGYRLDGVRRVPQRWPEMRNDRPALPSR; translated from the coding sequence ATGAACGCACCGTCCGCCTTGCTCGCCCTCGCCCTGTCGGCGGCCCTCTCCGCCTGCGCGCACGAGCCGCCTTCGGTCCGCCCCGTTGCCGCGGTCGACCTGCCGCGCTTCATGGGCGACTGGTACGTGATCGCCCACGTCCCCAGTCGCCCGGAACGCGATGCCTACAACGCGGTGGAAAGCTACCGGCTCGACGCGCACGGACGCGTGCGGACCACGTTCCGCTTCCGCCGCGGCAGCCATGACGCGCCGCTGAAGACGATGCAGCCCGTGGGCTACGTGCGTCCCGGCACCGGCAACGCGGTGTGGGGCATGCAGTTCGTATGGCCGGTGCGGGCCGAGTACGTGATCGCCTACCTGGACCCGGACTACCGGACCACGATCATCGCCCGCAGCAAGCGCGACTACGCCTGGATCATGGCGCGCACGCCTCGCATTCCCGAGGTCGAATACGAAGCCCTGCTGGACCGGCTGGAGGCGATGGGCTATCGGCTCGATGGGGTCCGTCGCGTGCCGCAGCGCTGGCCGGAGATGCGCAACGACCGCCCTGCGCTGCCGTCGCGCTGA
- a CDS encoding S41 family peptidase has product MRALTLVLPLLLALAGLARAADAPLPRIQPEALRSDVDLLQQAFEALHPGLYRYRTPRQVRADLARLRAEFDQPRGVDEAYLALTRFSAALRCGHTYPNFHNQSRAVQQALFERDDRVPFRLRWLDGAMVVTRDYSGHAAMRPGTRVLAIDGVAAADLLARMLPLTRADGGNDAKRMAQLDMRGNDQYETFDILLSLLQPAAGGQRRYRVQAPGAAAPVELELPSLSYAARLAQRDVPDTKGDAPAWTLDLGDPAFAVLRMPSWALYDSRWDWQGFLAQSFATLVARRAPALVIDLRGNEGGLDIGDELLAHLAQRPLALPAYRRLVRYRAVPAALVPYLDTWDPSFKDWGAAARPYDARYFELRRDGDDDGSGIAPRAPRYAGRVFVLTDAANSSATFQFALQARRSGLATLVGQATGGNRRGINGGAFFFLRLPGSGLEMDLPLIGRFPVAPEPDAGVDPDIAVALTADDIGNGRDAALAAVRAALQEAPR; this is encoded by the coding sequence ATGCGCGCGCTGACCCTCGTGCTGCCGCTGTTGCTCGCCCTCGCCGGCCTGGCGCGTGCGGCGGATGCGCCGTTGCCGCGGATCCAACCCGAGGCGCTGCGATCCGACGTGGACCTGTTGCAACAGGCCTTCGAAGCGCTGCATCCCGGCCTGTATCGCTACCGCACGCCGCGCCAGGTGCGCGCGGACCTCGCCAGGCTGCGCGCGGAATTCGACCAGCCGCGCGGCGTCGACGAAGCCTACCTCGCGTTGACCCGCTTCTCCGCCGCGCTGCGTTGCGGCCACACCTACCCCAACTTCCACAACCAGAGCCGCGCGGTGCAGCAGGCGCTGTTCGAGCGCGACGACCGGGTGCCGTTCCGCCTGCGCTGGCTGGACGGCGCCATGGTGGTCACCCGCGACTACTCCGGGCATGCGGCCATGCGTCCCGGCACGCGCGTGCTGGCGATCGACGGCGTGGCCGCGGCGGACCTGCTGGCGCGCATGCTGCCGCTGACCCGCGCCGACGGCGGCAACGACGCCAAGCGCATGGCCCAGCTGGACATGCGGGGCAACGACCAGTACGAGACCTTCGACATCCTGCTGTCGCTGCTGCAGCCGGCCGCCGGCGGCCAGCGCCGTTACCGGGTGCAGGCGCCCGGGGCGGCGGCGCCGGTTGAACTGGAGCTGCCCTCGCTGAGCTACGCCGCACGCCTGGCCCAGCGCGACGTGCCCGACACCAAGGGCGACGCGCCCGCTTGGACGCTCGATCTGGGCGATCCCGCATTCGCGGTGCTGCGCATGCCCTCGTGGGCGCTGTACGACAGCCGCTGGGACTGGCAGGGGTTCCTCGCGCAGTCGTTCGCGACGCTGGTGGCGCGGCGCGCGCCGGCGCTGGTGATCGACCTGCGCGGCAACGAGGGCGGGCTCGACATCGGCGACGAACTGCTCGCGCACCTGGCGCAGCGTCCGCTGGCGCTGCCGGCCTACCGTCGGCTGGTGCGCTATCGTGCGGTACCCGCTGCGCTGGTCCCCTACCTGGATACCTGGGACCCCTCGTTCAAGGACTGGGGCGCGGCCGCGCGGCCGTACGACGCGCGCTACTTCGAGCTGCGCCGCGATGGCGACGACGATGGCAGCGGCATCGCCCCGCGGGCGCCGCGCTATGCCGGGCGCGTGTTCGTGCTCACCGATGCCGCCAACAGCTCGGCCACCTTCCAGTTCGCCCTGCAGGCCCGGCGTTCGGGGCTGGCGACCCTGGTTGGCCAGGCCACCGGGGGCAACCGCCGCGGCATCAACGGTGGCGCGTTCTTCTTCCTGCGGCTGCCGGGCAGTGGCCTGGAGATGGACCTGCCCCTGATCGGCCGGTTCCCGGTCGCGCCCGAACCCGACGCCGGCGTCGACCCGGACATCGCCGTCGCGCTCACGGCGGACGACATCGGCAACGGACGCGATGCGGCGCTGGCGGCGGTGCGCGCCGCGTTGCAGGAGGCGCCGCGATGA
- a CDS encoding lipocalin family protein: MAAGRFLGVLLVLAAVADAGAQSLPNQPVPALDLQRYAGTWHEIAHLPMFFQRKCVDTITATYTPRPDGTIMVRNACRGRDGTMVQADGVARPAGGRPGALEVRFAPRWLSWLPAVWADYWVVELDPDYRWAVVGGPSRKYLWVLSREPDMPRSLFEEIRARAAARGYRVDRLQPAAPLR; the protein is encoded by the coding sequence ATGGCCGCAGGCCGATTCCTGGGGGTGTTGCTGGTGCTCGCCGCGGTGGCGGACGCCGGCGCGCAATCGTTGCCCAACCAGCCGGTGCCGGCGCTCGACCTGCAGCGCTACGCCGGCACCTGGCACGAAATCGCGCACCTGCCGATGTTCTTCCAGCGCAAGTGCGTGGACACGATCACCGCGACCTACACGCCGCGGCCCGACGGCACGATCATGGTGCGCAACGCCTGCCGCGGGCGCGACGGCACGATGGTGCAGGCCGACGGCGTGGCGCGCCCGGCGGGCGGCAGGCCGGGCGCGCTGGAAGTGCGCTTCGCCCCGCGCTGGCTGTCCTGGCTGCCCGCGGTGTGGGCCGACTACTGGGTGGTCGAACTCGATCCCGACTACCGCTGGGCCGTGGTCGGTGGCCCGTCGCGCAAGTACCTGTGGGTGCTGTCGCGCGAGCCGGACATGCCGCGCAGCCTGTTCGAGGAGATCCGCGCGCGGGCCGCGGCGCGCGGCTATCGGGTCGATCGGCTGCAACCGGCCGCGCCGCTGCGCTGA
- a CDS encoding DUF924 family protein, translating to MSATPRDIVGFWREAGPQRWFGGGDAFDAECRTRFLDAHLLAARREFEHWLGDAEGALALVLLLDQIPRNAFRRSGHAYATDGLAREYATRALTLGFDTQVDVALRTFFYLPFEHSEAMVDQDRAVELFARLPGDGLRWAQLHHDIIRRFGRFPHRNAALGRASTTEERAFLAEGGFAG from the coding sequence ATGAGCGCGACTCCCCGCGACATCGTCGGCTTCTGGCGCGAGGCCGGTCCGCAACGCTGGTTCGGCGGCGGCGATGCGTTCGACGCCGAATGCCGCACACGCTTCCTCGACGCGCACTTGCTGGCCGCGCGCCGCGAGTTCGAGCATTGGCTGGGCGACGCCGAGGGCGCGCTGGCGCTGGTGCTGCTGCTCGACCAGATCCCGCGCAACGCGTTCCGCCGCAGCGGCCATGCCTATGCCACGGACGGCCTCGCCCGCGAGTACGCCACGCGCGCGTTGACGCTTGGCTTCGACACGCAGGTCGACGTGGCGCTGCGCACTTTCTTCTACCTGCCGTTCGAGCATTCCGAGGCGATGGTCGACCAGGATCGCGCCGTGGAGTTGTTCGCACGCCTGCCCGGCGACGGCCTGCGATGGGCGCAACTGCACCACGACATCATCCGTCGCTTCGGCCGCTTCCCCCACCGCAACGCCGCGCTCGGCCGTGCCAGCACCACCGAGGAGCGCGCGTTCCTCGCCGAGGGCGGCTTTGCCGGTTGA
- a CDS encoding lysozyme inhibitor LprI family protein has translation MEKIVYLLVGAAITWGLYFIQRRLERRTATEAIERNQKLLNLKQGLEQASTSLEELRQFEHRLIGKAEAAVRIAGRYVSQAGEVARRSDALLVHDDEVTVHAVADFQREDARLDAAVAHLRRQLDGDNLAAFEHVHLAWLAFRERYARFIAQSYSGGAIQPLIHAVTLESITSAWIAELDTQLGDDDADAFD, from the coding sequence ATGGAAAAGATCGTCTACCTGCTGGTCGGCGCCGCGATCACCTGGGGCCTGTACTTCATCCAGCGCCGGCTGGAACGGCGCACGGCCACCGAAGCCATCGAGCGCAACCAGAAGCTGCTGAACCTGAAACAGGGACTGGAACAGGCCAGCACCAGCCTGGAGGAGCTGCGCCAGTTCGAGCACCGGCTGATCGGCAAGGCCGAGGCGGCGGTACGGATCGCCGGACGTTACGTCAGCCAGGCCGGCGAAGTGGCGCGGCGCAGCGATGCGCTGCTGGTGCACGACGACGAGGTCACCGTGCACGCGGTCGCCGATTTCCAACGCGAGGACGCGCGCCTGGACGCGGCGGTCGCGCACCTGCGGCGGCAGCTCGACGGCGACAACCTGGCCGCGTTCGAACACGTGCACCTGGCGTGGCTGGCGTTCCGCGAACGCTACGCCCGCTTCATCGCGCAGTCGTACTCTGGCGGCGCGATCCAGCCGCTGATCCATGCGGTCACGCTGGAGAGCATCACCTCGGCGTGGATCGCGGAACTGGATACCCAGCTTGGCGACGACGATGCCGACGCGTTCGATTGA
- a CDS encoding energy transducer TonB: MLALLAALLPSQLSAAEGKQAEELGLRVSAPIEIGADGRAEIGEIKGASGPLAEQAKALLAAARYLPARRDGQPVSSRTRVGAMLVLTPVGDEFEVSLRWAEVGPSGVRLSPPNYPTEMARRGRHGIAELRILVGPDGGVLNANTVTATDPAFEQAAIKASRTWKYTPLLIEGQPAVYEVIQPLWFHGMKKQAAQPEFRCPSSDSTPRWEGQGSCMDHIEITYAVTLRRVDI; this comes from the coding sequence ATGTTGGCGTTGCTCGCGGCGCTCCTTCCGTCGCAGTTGTCTGCGGCGGAAGGGAAACAAGCAGAAGAGCTTGGCCTTCGTGTATCCGCGCCCATCGAGATCGGCGCGGACGGCCGGGCCGAGATCGGCGAGATCAAGGGCGCCTCCGGGCCGCTGGCGGAACAGGCGAAGGCGCTGCTCGCTGCCGCGCGCTACCTGCCCGCGCGACGCGACGGCCAGCCGGTTTCGAGCCGCACGCGGGTTGGGGCCATGCTCGTGCTGACGCCCGTCGGTGATGAGTTCGAGGTTTCGCTGCGCTGGGCCGAGGTGGGGCCCTCGGGTGTCCGCCTTTCGCCACCCAACTACCCAACCGAGATGGCAAGGCGCGGCCGGCACGGGATCGCGGAACTCCGGATCCTAGTTGGGCCCGACGGCGGAGTCCTCAACGCCAACACGGTGACCGCGACCGATCCCGCTTTCGAACAGGCGGCGATCAAGGCGAGCCGCACCTGGAAGTACACGCCGTTGCTGATCGAAGGCCAGCCTGCCGTGTACGAAGTGATCCAGCCGCTCTGGTTCCACGGCATGAAGAAACAAGCGGCCCAGCCGGAGTTCCGGTGTCCGTCGAGCGACTCCACGCCGCGCTGGGAGGGGCAGGGTAGCTGCATGGACCACATCGAGATCACGTACGCGGTGACTTTGAGACGAGTGGACATTTGA
- a CDS encoding AMP nucleosidase — protein MKDKEQIVGNWLPRYTGVPLDQFGEHILLTNFGGYLHTFARLTGAQVVGLDRPMPSATADGITMINFGMGSPNAATMMDLLTAIMPKAVLFLGKCGGLKKKNLLGDLVLPIAAIRGEGTSNDYLPMEVPALPAFALQRAVSTMIRDLGHDYWTGTVFTTNRRVWEHDEAFKEKLRAMRCMAIDMETATVFAAGFANRIPCGALLLVSDQPMIPEGVKTEASDAKVTGEFVDNHIQVGIEALRLIRRHGKSVRHLRFDE, from the coding sequence ATGAAAGACAAAGAACAGATCGTCGGCAACTGGTTGCCGCGCTACACCGGCGTGCCGCTGGACCAGTTCGGCGAACACATCCTGCTGACCAATTTCGGCGGTTACCTGCACACCTTCGCCCGTCTCACCGGCGCCCAGGTCGTCGGCCTCGACCGGCCGATGCCCAGCGCCACCGCCGACGGCATCACCATGATCAATTTCGGCATGGGCAGCCCCAACGCCGCGACGATGATGGACCTGCTCACCGCGATCATGCCCAAGGCGGTGCTGTTCCTGGGCAAGTGCGGCGGCCTGAAGAAGAAGAACCTGCTCGGCGACCTGGTGCTGCCGATCGCCGCGATCCGCGGCGAAGGCACCTCGAACGACTACCTGCCGATGGAAGTGCCGGCGCTGCCCGCGTTCGCCCTGCAGCGTGCGGTGTCGACCATGATCCGCGACCTCGGCCACGACTACTGGACCGGCACCGTCTTCACCACCAACCGCCGCGTCTGGGAACACGACGAGGCGTTCAAGGAAAAGCTGCGCGCGATGCGCTGCATGGCGATCGACATGGAAACCGCCACGGTCTTCGCCGCCGGCTTCGCCAACCGCATCCCGTGCGGCGCGCTGCTGCTGGTCTCGGACCAGCCGATGATCCCCGAAGGCGTGAAGACCGAAGCCTCCGACGCCAAGGTCACCGGCGAGTTCGTCGACAACCACATCCAGGTCGGCATCGAGGCGCTGCGGTTGATCCGCCGGCATGGCAAGTCGGTGCGGCATCTGCGGTTCGACGAGTGA
- a CDS encoding amidohydrolase: MAVTLIAGCAHSGTTRTAPPAATTVARPSFTDDPYPSTYRAIAAAPVLIQHATVLTGTGQRLDDADVLMRDGRIVAVGTALQAPADATRVDGTGKWVTPGIIDVHSHLGVYPSPGVSAHSDGNEATSPVTPNVWAEHSIWPQDPGFATALAGGITSLQVLPGSANLIGGRGVTLKNVPSTTYQAMKFPGAPWGLKMACGENPKRVYGQKGGPSTRMANVAGYRAAFIDATEYLKKKKKGTDNGNGKADSEKDTGGKRDLKLDTLAGAINGDIRVHIHCYRADEMATMLDLAKEFGFKVAAFHHGVEAYKLADRLAAEGVCGALWADWWGFKMEAFDGIQENIALVDRPANSCAIVHSDSEEGIQRLNQEAAKVMAHAKLAGMDIAPERAIGWLTRNPAKALGILDRTGTLENGKMADVVLWNGNPFSVYAKAEQVYIDGARIYDRNDRTRQPKSDFMLGQGATGGVQ, from the coding sequence CTGGCGGTGACGTTGATTGCCGGGTGCGCCCACTCGGGAACCACCCGGACCGCGCCACCGGCGGCGACGACCGTGGCACGTCCCAGCTTCACCGACGATCCGTACCCGAGCACCTACCGCGCGATCGCCGCGGCGCCGGTGCTGATCCAGCACGCGACGGTGCTGACCGGCACCGGCCAGCGCCTGGACGATGCCGACGTGCTGATGCGCGACGGCCGCATCGTCGCGGTGGGCACGGCACTGCAAGCCCCCGCCGACGCCACCCGCGTCGACGGCACCGGCAAGTGGGTCACCCCCGGCATCATCGACGTGCATTCGCACTTGGGTGTATACCCGAGCCCGGGCGTGAGCGCGCACAGCGACGGCAACGAGGCGACCTCGCCGGTCACCCCGAACGTGTGGGCCGAGCATTCGATCTGGCCGCAGGATCCCGGCTTCGCCACCGCGCTCGCGGGCGGCATCACTTCGCTGCAGGTGTTGCCGGGTTCGGCGAACCTGATCGGCGGTCGCGGCGTGACGCTGAAGAACGTGCCGTCCACCACCTACCAGGCGATGAAGTTCCCCGGCGCACCGTGGGGCTTGAAGATGGCCTGCGGCGAGAATCCCAAGCGCGTGTACGGGCAGAAGGGCGGACCGTCGACGCGCATGGCCAACGTGGCCGGTTACCGCGCTGCGTTCATCGACGCGACCGAGTACCTGAAGAAAAAGAAGAAGGGCACCGACAACGGCAACGGCAAGGCCGACAGCGAGAAGGACACCGGCGGCAAGCGCGACCTCAAGCTCGACACCCTGGCCGGCGCGATCAACGGCGACATCCGCGTGCACATCCACTGCTACCGCGCCGACGAGATGGCGACGATGCTCGACCTGGCCAAGGAATTCGGCTTCAAGGTCGCCGCGTTCCACCATGGCGTGGAGGCGTACAAGCTCGCCGACCGCCTCGCCGCCGAAGGCGTGTGCGGCGCGCTGTGGGCCGACTGGTGGGGCTTCAAGATGGAGGCCTTCGACGGCATCCAGGAAAACATCGCGCTGGTCGATCGCCCGGCCAACAGCTGCGCGATCGTGCATTCGGATTCGGAAGAGGGCATCCAGCGCCTCAACCAGGAAGCGGCGAAGGTGATGGCGCACGCCAAGCTCGCCGGCATGGACATCGCGCCCGAACGCGCGATCGGCTGGCTGACCCGCAACCCGGCCAAGGCGCTGGGCATCCTCGACCGCACCGGCACGCTGGAGAACGGCAAGATGGCCGACGTGGTGTTGTGGAACGGCAATCCCTTCAGCGTCTATGCGAAGGCGGAGCAGGTCTACATCGACGGTGCGCGCATCTACGACCGCAACGACCGCACGCGCCAGCCGAAGTCCGATTTCATGCTTGGCCAGGGCGCCACCGGAGGTGTGCAATGA
- a CDS encoding amidohydrolase family protein encodes MKRSTMKTLAAALLLATGVAHAQDVLIRNATVHTATAQGTLQNSDVLVSNGVIRAVGKGLTASANAQVIDAQGRPLTPTLFGGVTEIGLEEVSGEKSTVDAAVGLGAGTKQMTVRPEFDVTLAYNPDSVLLPVERIEGIGWTLLGAGTTEGGSIIGGQGGVVRLDGSPDPLGARVLFVNLGSEASGLTGNSRAAQWMLLDQLVDEVRGRIAADSNMALLTPAGRTALAKYLNGGGRVMVSVHRAADIRQLLRWSARHNVRVAIEGGSEAWKLAPQLAAAKVPVFVNPLANLPANFDEINATLENAARLRAAGVAVGFTQEGDATHNARKIRQLAGNAVANGLAWEDGLAGLTRVPAEAFGVGDRLGGIAVGKRADLVLWSGDPLEVNTVAMQVWLDGRAIPMRSRQTELRDRYLRAATPAEAGGMPRAYSRGGE; translated from the coding sequence ATGAAGCGTTCGACCATGAAGACGCTGGCCGCCGCGCTGCTGCTCGCCACCGGCGTAGCGCATGCGCAGGACGTGCTGATCCGCAACGCGACCGTGCACACCGCCACCGCGCAGGGCACGCTGCAGAACAGCGACGTGCTGGTGAGCAACGGCGTGATCCGTGCCGTCGGCAAGGGCCTCACCGCTTCGGCCAACGCGCAGGTCATTGACGCGCAGGGACGCCCGCTGACGCCGACCCTGTTCGGCGGCGTCACCGAGATCGGCCTGGAAGAGGTCTCCGGCGAGAAGAGCACGGTCGATGCGGCCGTCGGCCTCGGCGCCGGCACCAAGCAGATGACGGTGCGCCCGGAGTTCGACGTCACCCTCGCCTACAACCCCGATTCGGTGCTGCTGCCGGTCGAGCGCATCGAAGGCATCGGCTGGACCCTGCTGGGCGCGGGCACCACCGAAGGCGGTTCGATCATCGGCGGCCAGGGCGGCGTGGTGCGGCTCGACGGCAGCCCGGATCCGCTCGGCGCACGCGTGCTGTTCGTCAACCTCGGCAGCGAGGCTTCGGGCCTGACCGGCAACTCGCGCGCCGCGCAGTGGATGCTGCTCGACCAGCTGGTCGACGAGGTGCGCGGCCGCATCGCGGCGGATTCGAACATGGCGCTGCTGACGCCGGCCGGCCGCACCGCGCTCGCGAAGTACCTCAACGGTGGCGGCCGCGTCATGGTCAGCGTCCACCGCGCCGCCGACATCCGCCAGCTGCTGCGCTGGTCGGCGCGGCACAACGTGCGCGTCGCGATCGAGGGCGGTTCTGAGGCGTGGAAGCTCGCGCCGCAACTGGCCGCGGCGAAGGTGCCGGTGTTCGTGAACCCGCTGGCGAACCTGCCGGCCAACTTCGACGAGATCAACGCGACGCTGGAGAACGCCGCGCGCCTGCGTGCGGCGGGCGTCGCGGTGGGCTTCACGCAGGAGGGCGACGCCACCCACAACGCGCGCAAGATCCGCCAGCTCGCCGGCAACGCCGTCGCCAACGGCCTGGCGTGGGAGGACGGCCTGGCCGGCCTGACCCGGGTGCCGGCCGAAGCGTTCGGCGTCGGCGACCGCCTGGGCGGCATCGCGGTCGGCAAGCGCGCCGACCTGGTGCTGTGGAGCGGCGATCCGCTGGAAGTGAACACGGTGGCGATGCAGGTGTGGCTGGATGGCCGCGCGATCCCGATGCGCAGCCGCCAGACCGAGCTGCGCGACCGCTACCTGCGCGCGGCGACGCCGGCGGAAGCGGGCGGGATGCCGCGGGCGTATTCGCGCGGCGGCGAATAG